One genomic segment of Nostoc flagelliforme CCNUN1 includes these proteins:
- a CDS encoding ParM/StbA family protein, with protein MTMTYTNAKNWLVQADLLAKSGLTDLTGGKDSGAGYGKAIIGDFSIMMPAAYSLVRNRNIMHHETISKDGAWLRYVEGSRLDLKDVQFFWGSAALAQSDHTLLHEDKAKKAELALESILADLAVLNVPDGVKLSISLSNHNPERWADEIKRRVEGTHTFEHLHPVTRSIVTKTVEIVVTGIYPEGFGSIAHCLFGEASLVLDPSELAIALDIGSSTWLVTVFNGSGAVIDRHLIEGGCGELHTMIAEALDKRNDRVSLLSKDVKHSPSLVNQGILEGTFTYGGNHLTGKKFEAEYSQCLDQWWSNRIEKFANFVTAGNYLDRAKYLVAWGGGVSLPVVDQNLAGLGFVILNNPQFINALGLKLLTQIARGA; from the coding sequence ATGACAATGACATACACCAATGCCAAAAATTGGCTAGTTCAAGCAGACTTGCTTGCCAAATCAGGGCTAACTGACCTCACAGGAGGTAAAGACTCAGGTGCAGGGTATGGCAAAGCAATCATCGGTGATTTTTCTATCATGATGCCTGCCGCATATTCACTAGTTCGCAACCGAAACATCATGCACCACGAAACTATCTCAAAAGATGGGGCATGGCTGCGTTATGTAGAAGGTTCACGCCTGGACTTAAAAGATGTTCAATTCTTCTGGGGCAGTGCGGCTCTAGCTCAAAGTGACCACACCCTGTTGCACGAGGATAAGGCCAAAAAAGCAGAACTGGCATTAGAAAGCATTCTTGCAGACTTAGCCGTTCTCAATGTTCCCGATGGAGTCAAACTTTCGATTAGTTTGAGCAATCACAACCCAGAACGCTGGGCAGATGAAATTAAACGCCGAGTAGAAGGGACTCACACCTTTGAGCATCTGCACCCTGTAACCCGTTCCATTGTCACCAAGACAGTTGAGATTGTTGTTACAGGCATTTACCCCGAAGGTTTTGGAAGCATTGCCCACTGCTTATTTGGTGAAGCGTCCCTGGTACTTGACCCTTCAGAATTAGCGATCGCACTCGATATCGGTTCATCAACTTGGTTGGTAACTGTCTTTAATGGCAGTGGTGCAGTCATAGACCGCCATCTAATTGAAGGTGGTTGCGGTGAACTGCACACCATGATTGCAGAAGCGCTCGACAAACGAAACGACCGAGTAAGCCTGCTGTCCAAGGATGTGAAGCACTCGCCCAGTCTCGTTAACCAAGGGATTCTAGAAGGGACTTTCACTTATGGCGGCAATCATCTCACAGGCAAGAAGTTTGAGGCAGAGTACAGCCAGTGCCTAGATCAGTGGTGGAGTAACAGGATTGAGAAATTCGCCAACTTTGTGACTGCTGGCAATTATCTAGACCGCGCTAAATACCTTGTCGCCTGGGGTGGGGGTGTTTCGCTGCCAGTGGTGGATCAAAACCTAGCCGGTTTAGGCTTTGTGATTTTGAACAATCCCCAATTTATCAATGCCTTGGGGTTGAAGCTATTAACTCAAATTGCAAGAGGAGCCTAA
- a CDS encoding P-loop NTPase family protein, which produces MNYLTDKHKTLSESQQSGLMKWFGQLPMDKKAVAIGLSLTVGINSAAMAWKGSASDRIYFCVRTPQKKLVCQDQNNRPFRMTPFYWSQWKSDGMPRQIVRNPAMGVNGLVKATNPYKPFWAFGGFLGFALAGWMLRHCQDEEKQRAIFEDIAQKRDAARAEMAARSELLESYRDVAIAEVQLQADLDLIANDRTVDITKAEIYSDVEIQVAQLDATDALFEAQTAGMTEEQKAEYIKQLREMKTPYLQGSQTLQGTIDPNDKVTGDEQGAIAPGATPTGDYLHPSEGLALNTLQALARADSSTALVAAPGSGKSVTLNYLIGRILADSPGADIWVISAKNDSFCGLREKGRVIVFSQENPDLAKEVIDNFYTDYKKRKQLPESKRESLPPLILILDDWLVIADQLSKHYSDWNYGSKLLDVLLIGREFNTKFIASLQSFNLAALGIEKMDAQTRMCLNLLLLGNRYIKNVREQESYGVLELILNRGDIIPGKLEREQIKSKYLDIKAVSYQNLRPVMIASVGGFVVALMPLLSNKVNSIASEQEYLDRVFDLEFNLSPTHQIHPKPLSEVAKKIYEYFQNVKTKTPKTLRDLKKADRLSGYSESELIDGVAELVKTEKINSDGNDSYSLPDW; this is translated from the coding sequence ATGAATTATTTAACCGACAAACATAAAACTTTATCCGAGTCGCAACAATCGGGTTTAATGAAGTGGTTCGGACAGTTGCCGATGGATAAAAAAGCTGTTGCAATTGGGCTTAGTTTGACTGTGGGAATTAACTCGGCTGCTATGGCTTGGAAAGGTTCGGCAAGCGACCGCATTTATTTCTGCGTTCGGACTCCCCAGAAAAAATTGGTATGCCAGGATCAGAATAACAGACCTTTTAGAATGACCCCATTTTATTGGTCACAGTGGAAGAGTGATGGAATGCCGCGCCAAATAGTGCGTAACCCAGCTATGGGCGTTAATGGACTGGTGAAAGCGACCAACCCATACAAACCGTTTTGGGCGTTTGGCGGATTCCTGGGGTTTGCGCTTGCTGGCTGGATGTTGCGCCACTGTCAAGATGAAGAGAAGCAGAGGGCAATTTTTGAAGACATCGCCCAAAAACGGGATGCAGCAAGAGCAGAGATGGCCGCACGTTCCGAGCTACTAGAGAGTTACAGGGACGTTGCGATCGCAGAAGTGCAATTACAAGCTGACTTGGATCTAATCGCTAATGATCGCACTGTGGATATCACCAAAGCCGAGATTTACTCCGACGTTGAGATTCAAGTTGCCCAGCTAGATGCGACTGATGCCCTCTTCGAGGCGCAAACGGCTGGGATGACCGAAGAACAGAAAGCAGAGTACATCAAGCAACTGCGTGAGATGAAAACGCCTTATCTACAAGGGAGTCAGACTTTACAAGGGACGATTGACCCGAATGACAAGGTTACTGGAGATGAACAGGGCGCAATCGCACCGGGAGCAACCCCAACAGGTGATTACCTTCACCCATCAGAAGGTCTTGCCCTAAATACTTTGCAAGCCCTGGCCAGAGCCGATAGTTCCACTGCTTTAGTCGCCGCGCCGGGAAGCGGTAAATCAGTAACCCTCAATTACTTAATTGGGCGGATTTTGGCTGATTCCCCAGGGGCGGACATCTGGGTAATTAGTGCTAAGAATGATAGTTTTTGTGGTTTACGAGAGAAGGGGCGGGTAATTGTCTTTTCACAGGAAAACCCAGATTTAGCCAAAGAGGTAATTGACAACTTTTACACCGACTACAAAAAGCGTAAACAGCTACCAGAATCAAAGCGCGAATCGTTACCACCATTAATTCTAATTTTGGATGATTGGTTAGTGATTGCTGACCAATTGAGCAAGCATTACTCCGATTGGAATTATGGGAGTAAATTGCTTGATGTTTTGCTGATTGGTCGAGAGTTTAATACTAAGTTTATTGCTTCCCTACAGTCTTTTAATTTGGCAGCATTGGGCATTGAAAAGATGGATGCTCAAACTCGTATGTGCCTTAACTTACTGCTGTTAGGTAACAGGTATATCAAGAATGTCCGGGAACAAGAATCTTATGGGGTGCTGGAATTGATTTTAAATAGAGGTGACATTATTCCAGGTAAGCTTGAGCGGGAGCAAATTAAATCTAAATACTTGGATATTAAAGCAGTCTCTTATCAAAACCTCCGTCCAGTGATGATTGCTTCTGTTGGTGGTTTTGTTGTGGCATTAATGCCCCTTTTATCTAATAAAGTCAACTCGATTGCTTCGGAGCAGGAATATCTAGATAGAGTATTTGACCTGGAATTTAATTTAAGTCCGACTCACCAGATACATCCCAAACCATTATCTGAGGTGGCTAAGAAGATTTATGAATACTTCCAGAATGTCAAGACTAAAACGCCAAAAACATTACGCGATTTGAAGAAAGCAGACAGGTTATCTGGTTATTCAGAGTCAGAATTAATTGATGGAGTAGCTGAATTAGTTAAGACTGAGAAGATAAATTCTGACGGCAATGATAGCTACTCCCTGCCTGATTGGTGA
- a CDS encoding tyrosine-type recombinase/integrase — protein sequence MKINRFGRAEILTPNQINVLFTEGFVNPRDRALFGVCLYAACRINEACTLAVKDVFGSNGVRGVLVLRSINTKGKRDTREIQVHPKLKQYLEEYNPNRRKEFLFPGRHGLLHIHKVSADKILRDTCVRLGIEGVSTHSFRRTALTRMSDAGIPLRHIQEISGHRTLAALERYLGVTEKQKQNAISALEF from the coding sequence ATGAAAATCAACCGATTCGGCAGGGCAGAAATCCTCACACCCAATCAAATTAATGTCCTATTTACTGAGGGCTTTGTCAACCCACGCGATCGGGCATTGTTCGGCGTGTGCCTTTACGCAGCCTGCCGAATCAACGAAGCTTGCACTTTGGCGGTGAAAGACGTGTTTGGCAGCAACGGGGTTAGAGGCGTGTTAGTACTACGCAGTATCAACACCAAGGGCAAGCGAGACACCAGGGAAATCCAAGTGCATCCCAAGCTTAAGCAGTATTTGGAAGAGTACAACCCCAACCGCCGCAAGGAGTTCTTGTTTCCCGGCAGGCATGGGTTGTTACATATTCACAAGGTCAGTGCTGACAAAATTCTTAGAGATACCTGTGTGCGGCTGGGCATTGAGGGCGTTAGTACCCACAGCTTTCGGAGGACGGCGTTAACCAGGATGAGCGATGCCGGGATACCGTTGCGCCACATTCAGGAGATATCAGGGCATCGGACTTTGGCAGCTTTGGAGCGATATCTGGGGGTAACTGAGAAGCAGAAGCAAAACGCGATCTCTGCTTTGGAGTTTTGA
- a CDS encoding response regulator: MLKIVIVEPEIFTLLGIKAAIEQSPDIEVTGDATSGKLGFKLIEEMNPDVVLVDLLLPDMSGLELTRSIKRKTNSKVVIFTNQTHSDFINSAFRNGADSYMLKSADVELIELAIKRAYFDECLLDPKLAKKLLKSLDKNRYIDPTMLDKNLLDSPTERQIQVLRLLAQGLVFEQIAKEMFLSVSTVKRYASDLYSKWHVKNSYEAIKRGAMLGYIDYNLIVNE; encoded by the coding sequence ATGCTGAAAATAGTAATTGTTGAACCAGAAATATTCACTCTCTTAGGCATCAAAGCTGCTATTGAACAATCTCCAGACATAGAAGTAACTGGTGATGCCACTTCTGGAAAGCTGGGGTTTAAGTTAATTGAAGAGATGAACCCTGATGTTGTGTTAGTTGATTTATTATTACCCGACATGAGTGGTTTAGAACTGACTCGCTCAATCAAAAGGAAAACTAATAGTAAAGTGGTAATTTTTACTAATCAGACTCATTCCGACTTTATTAACTCAGCTTTCCGGAATGGGGCTGATTCTTATATGCTCAAAAGTGCTGATGTAGAATTGATTGAACTAGCCATCAAGAGAGCTTACTTTGATGAATGCCTGCTTGACCCGAAGCTGGCTAAAAAACTGTTAAAAAGCCTTGATAAAAATAGATATATTGACCCTACAATGCTTGACAAAAACTTGCTTGACTCTCCCACCGAACGACAAATACAAGTCCTGCGTCTACTGGCTCAGGGTTTAGTTTTTGAACAGATTGCCAAAGAAATGTTTCTCTCTGTTAGTACAGTCAAACGTTATGCCAGTGATTTGTACAGTAAATGGCACGTCAAGAACAGTTATGAGGCGATAAAAAGAGGGGCAATGCTTGGTTATATCGACTATAACTTGATTGTGAATGAATGA
- a CDS encoding ribbon-helix-helix domain-containing protein, with the protein MPTGTRLNIYFTDEDDLALYELITAEAKTEKRSMSQMVKILASEAIAARHTKTNKSKKQDED; encoded by the coding sequence ATGCCCACAGGAACTAGACTAAATATTTATTTCACTGATGAAGATGATTTAGCACTCTATGAATTGATAACTGCTGAAGCAAAAACTGAAAAACGCTCTATGAGTCAAATGGTAAAAATTCTTGCTTCCGAAGCGATCGCGGCAAGACACACAAAAACAAATAAATCAAAAAAGCAGGATGAAGATTAG
- a CDS encoding DUF4351 domain-containing protein, translating into MSFDNVCKVLAEKYPREFASWLLAQAPTQVKVLKTELSLEPIRADSVTFLQTANRILHIEFQTRTISNPPLPFRMLDYSVRLIRQYNVPVTQVVIFLQETNNEIAFTEEYVSETTTHRYQALRMWEQESALFLDNPALLPLAPLTRTTSPQRLLSQVAQSVARISDRNTRQDIAAYAEILAGLKFEKELIRQFLSEDVMQESVIYQDILQKGQQQGQQLEAFRFLMRQLNRRFGEIDASIIERIRGLSTEQLEVLGEEFMDFTTISDLLTLLEQQENN; encoded by the coding sequence GTGAGTTTTGACAACGTTTGTAAGGTTTTAGCTGAAAAATACCCAAGAGAATTTGCTAGTTGGTTACTGGCCCAAGCTCCGACACAGGTTAAGGTACTGAAGACCGAATTGAGTTTAGAACCAATTCGTGCTGATTCTGTGACATTTCTGCAAACAGCCAATCGCATTTTACACATCGAATTTCAAACGCGCACCATCTCAAATCCGCCGCTTCCATTCAGGATGCTGGATTACTCCGTGAGGTTAATACGTCAATATAACGTCCCAGTCACCCAGGTAGTAATTTTTTTACAAGAGACAAATAACGAAATTGCTTTTACCGAAGAATATGTTTCGGAGACAACAACTCACCGCTATCAAGCCCTGCGGATGTGGGAACAAGAATCAGCACTATTTCTTGATAACCCTGCATTATTACCTTTAGCACCATTAACCCGAACAACCTCACCCCAAAGGTTGCTATCCCAGGTTGCCCAGAGTGTTGCTAGAATTTCCGATAGGAATACTAGGCAGGATATTGCGGCTTACGCAGAGATTTTAGCTGGTTTAAAGTTTGAAAAGGAATTGATTCGGCAATTTTTAAGCGAGGATGTGATGCAAGAGTCAGTAATTTATCAGGATATTTTACAAAAGGGACAACAACAGGGACAACAACTTGAAGCTTTTCGGTTTTTAATGCGTCAATTAAATCGGCGTTTTGGTGAGATAGATGCATCGATAATTGAACGGATTCGAGGATTGTCTACTGAACAATTGGAAGTACTGGGTGAGGAATTTATGGATTTTACTACAATATCTGATTTGTTAACTTTACTAGAACAGCAGGAAAATAATTAA